One Rhodoferax ferrireducens T118 DNA segment encodes these proteins:
- a CDS encoding ABC transporter substrate-binding protein, with product MLFNAARTAGKILSLTVLLVSTSLAQAQSQILSVTAYPAVDEIIKAAMPQWKKTHPNVEIKLVSRAFEDHHTAMTTALSTSSNLPDVMALEFAYVGRFGAGGGLEDLSQSPYRIKDTQMRFVPFAFRQATLSTGAVVAAPTDIGPGTLLYRTDLLKKAGVSEAELTQSWDSFVASGVKIKATTGAYLMAHARDIKDILIRSNVKPGDGLYFDAAGKVVVDSSRFVRAFELARRVRQQQLDGKISGWSTAWSQGFKNGNIATQMSGAWLAGQMASWIAPTTKGLWRASQLPEKAWGAWGGTFYAIPKAAKNKALAWEFIQFMTLNRDAQLSAFKVQDAFPALLEAHTDPFYDQPIEFLGGQKARLLWREAALKINAIDVNKLDPIADEIVNTELDKVLDQGKDIPKALADAKALLERRARR from the coding sequence ATGCTTTTTAATGCTGCCCGTACCGCAGGCAAAATTCTTTCCCTGACGGTGCTGCTCGTCAGCACCAGCCTGGCCCAAGCCCAGAGCCAGATACTGTCCGTGACGGCTTACCCGGCGGTGGACGAGATCATCAAGGCCGCGATGCCACAGTGGAAGAAGACGCATCCCAACGTCGAGATCAAACTGGTCAGCCGTGCATTTGAGGATCATCACACCGCCATGACCACGGCCCTGTCCACCTCAAGCAATCTGCCGGACGTGATGGCGCTGGAATTTGCCTACGTGGGCCGCTTTGGCGCGGGAGGTGGACTGGAAGATCTGTCTCAGTCGCCTTACCGAATCAAGGACACGCAAATGCGTTTTGTGCCCTTTGCTTTCAGGCAGGCCACCCTCAGTACTGGCGCGGTGGTGGCCGCGCCCACTGACATCGGCCCGGGCACCTTGCTGTACCGGACCGATCTGCTTAAAAAAGCCGGTGTCAGCGAAGCGGAGCTGACGCAGTCCTGGGACTCCTTTGTGGCGTCGGGCGTGAAGATCAAGGCCACCACGGGCGCCTACCTAATGGCGCACGCGCGCGATATCAAGGACATCCTGATCCGCTCCAACGTCAAGCCGGGCGATGGCCTGTACTTTGATGCCGCCGGCAAGGTGGTGGTGGATTCGTCGCGCTTTGTGCGCGCGTTCGAACTGGCGCGCAGGGTGCGCCAGCAACAGCTCGACGGCAAGATCAGCGGCTGGTCGACCGCATGGTCTCAGGGCTTCAAGAACGGCAACATCGCCACGCAGATGTCGGGTGCCTGGCTGGCCGGGCAAATGGCAAGCTGGATTGCACCCACCACAAAGGGTCTCTGGCGTGCCTCGCAGCTGCCCGAAAAAGCCTGGGGCGCTTGGGGCGGCACTTTTTATGCGATCCCGAAGGCGGCGAAGAACAAGGCGCTGGCCTGGGAGTTCATCCAGTTCATGACGCTCAACCGCGACGCACAACTCAGCGCGTTCAAGGTGCAGGACGCTTTTCCGGCCTTGCTCGAAGCGCACACTGATCCGTTTTACGACCAGCCGATTGAATTCCTGGGCGGGCAGAAAGCGCGTCTGCTGTGGCGCGAAGCGGCACTGAAAATCAACGCCATCGACGTGAACAAGCTGGACCCGATTGCCGACGAAATCGTCAACACCGAGCTCGACAAGGTGCTGGACCAGGGCAAGGACATTCCCAAGGCGCTGGCTGATGCCAAGGCCTTGCTGGAGCGGCGTGCGCGCCGCTAA
- a CDS encoding ABC transporter ATP-binding protein: protein MGHLALRGIRKSYGDVPVIHGVDLEVRDGEFLVFVGPSGCGKSTMLRMIAGLESITAGDLLIDGVRANDLRPADRSAAMVFQSYALYPHMTVAENMGFSLRMAGIKKAEREQVVQRTADVLRIMHLLPRLPKQLSGGERQRVAIGRAIVRKPKVFLFDEPLSNLDAALRVTMRIELSRLHKELGTTMIYVTHDQVEAMTMGDRIAVFNKGRVEQLGAPMDLYARPASEFVATFLGAPRINLITRPTQGASAMHMALWLATAGLAPANAHKVGIRPEHLHLRRAAHGVLAQVMLAEHLGDASIIHLRIDGVDELLSAKVAAHEGRVTPGEMVGVTFDVGDALAFSADGQLLGNSMLPP, encoded by the coding sequence ATGGGACATCTGGCATTGCGGGGCATTCGCAAGAGCTACGGCGATGTGCCGGTGATTCACGGTGTCGATCTGGAAGTGCGTGACGGGGAGTTTCTCGTCTTTGTGGGTCCCTCGGGCTGCGGCAAGTCCACCATGCTGCGCATGATTGCAGGGCTGGAGAGTATCACCGCGGGCGACCTGCTGATCGACGGCGTTCGCGCCAACGACCTGCGTCCGGCGGACCGCAGTGCCGCCATGGTGTTCCAGAGTTATGCCCTGTACCCGCACATGACGGTGGCCGAGAACATGGGTTTCTCTTTGCGCATGGCGGGCATCAAGAAGGCCGAACGCGAACAGGTGGTGCAGCGTACCGCCGACGTGCTGCGCATCATGCACCTGCTGCCGCGCCTGCCCAAACAGCTGTCGGGCGGCGAGCGCCAGCGTGTGGCCATTGGCCGCGCCATTGTGCGCAAGCCCAAGGTGTTTTTGTTTGACGAGCCTCTGTCCAACCTCGACGCCGCGCTGCGCGTGACCATGCGCATCGAGCTGTCGCGCCTGCACAAGGAACTGGGCACCACCATGATCTACGTGACGCATGACCAGGTGGAGGCCATGACCATGGGCGACCGTATTGCCGTGTTCAACAAGGGCCGCGTGGAGCAGCTCGGTGCGCCGATGGACTTGTACGCCCGCCCGGCGAGTGAGTTTGTTGCCACCTTCCTTGGGGCACCCCGCATCAACCTTATTACGCGGCCCACGCAGGGTGCGTCTGCCATGCATATGGCGCTGTGGTTGGCGACCGCCGGGTTGGCCCCGGCCAACGCGCACAAGGTTGGCATCCGGCCCGAACATTTGCACCTGAGGCGCGCGGCGCATGGTGTGCTCGCCCAGGTCATGCTGGCCGAGCATCTGGGCGACGCTTCCATCATTCACCTGCGAATCGATGGTGTGGACGAATTACTGAGCGCCAAGGTCGCGGCCCACGAGGGGCGCGTCACCCCTGGGGAAATGGTGGGTGTCACGTTCGACGTTGGTGATGCGCTGGCGTTCTCGGCGGATGGACAGCTGTTGGGAAATTCGATGTTGCCGCCCTGA
- a CDS encoding glycoside hydrolase family 5 protein gives MKASFFEVCLEQAVITLWSFGKRAGLITVQLLALATFSSTQAGNTNADSSLVPAHGVTKAVPERALSMLRTQGTQWVKADGAPIQLKGTNLGNWLMLEFWMMGQSTKAIDDQCTLEATLDRRFGYVERERLMRLHRDNWITARDWDLMPQFGLNLVRVPFIWSLIEDEQNPRHLRPDAWHYLDEAINQAEARGMYVVLDLHGAVGAQGHEHHSGCAGKNLYWSTPEYQERTAWLWQQIANRYKNRAAVAGYSILNEPWGASEAEMAAVMKELYASVRAVDPNHIIILPGHSRGIDAYGKPGDQGMRNVAFEMHFYPGHFGWAKPGLDVHRDWLQCVPQGGGTCEWNARMMAWDTPLFVGEFQPWADMDDELGGQITRASYDTYAKYGWAAATWSFKMLSNAGGLVKSNWGMVTNVEGANIPAVDFSQASLGEIEQLIKLFGSVPYQPNRQVMKWMNSLVPPKPFAQAQ, from the coding sequence ATGAAAGCAAGTTTTTTTGAAGTTTGTCTTGAACAAGCAGTGATCACGCTATGGTCCTTTGGCAAGCGCGCCGGGCTCATCACAGTCCAACTTCTCGCACTCGCCACATTCAGCAGCACGCAGGCGGGAAACACCAACGCAGACTCCTCATTGGTACCTGCCCATGGCGTGACAAAGGCTGTCCCCGAGCGGGCGCTTTCGATGCTGCGCACACAAGGGACGCAGTGGGTCAAAGCGGATGGAGCACCGATTCAGTTGAAGGGGACCAACCTGGGCAACTGGCTTATGCTGGAATTTTGGATGATGGGCCAGAGCACCAAGGCTATTGACGACCAGTGCACGCTGGAAGCGACGCTGGACCGGCGCTTTGGCTATGTCGAACGTGAACGCCTGATGAGATTGCACCGCGACAACTGGATCACTGCTCGTGACTGGGACCTGATGCCCCAATTCGGCCTGAATCTGGTGCGTGTGCCGTTCATCTGGAGTTTGATCGAAGACGAACAGAACCCGCGCCATCTTCGACCCGACGCCTGGCACTATCTGGATGAGGCCATCAACCAGGCTGAAGCCCGCGGCATGTATGTGGTGCTGGACCTGCATGGTGCGGTCGGCGCGCAGGGGCATGAGCATCACAGCGGCTGTGCGGGCAAGAACCTCTACTGGAGCACACCAGAATACCAGGAACGTACGGCCTGGCTGTGGCAGCAAATTGCCAACCGCTACAAGAACCGCGCGGCGGTGGCTGGCTACAGTATCCTCAATGAACCCTGGGGCGCGAGCGAAGCAGAGATGGCCGCCGTGATGAAAGAACTGTACGCCAGCGTGCGTGCGGTGGATCCCAACCACATCATCATCCTGCCCGGCCACTCGCGGGGCATTGATGCCTATGGCAAACCCGGCGACCAGGGCATGCGCAACGTGGCTTTCGAGATGCATTTTTATCCCGGCCACTTTGGCTGGGCCAAGCCGGGGTTGGACGTACACCGGGACTGGCTCCAGTGTGTACCCCAAGGCGGAGGCACCTGCGAATGGAATGCACGCATGATGGCATGGGATACACCACTCTTTGTTGGCGAATTTCAGCCGTGGGCGGACATGGATGATGAGCTCGGGGGGCAGATCACCCGCGCCAGCTACGATACTTACGCGAAGTATGGCTGGGCAGCGGCCACCTGGTCGTTCAAGATGCTGAGCAACGCCGGCGGGCTGGTCAAAAGTAACTGGGGCATGGTCACCAATGTTGAAGGTGCCAACATTCCGGCAGTCGATTTTTCCCAAGCCTCGCTCGGTGAAATCGAACAATTGATCAAGCTATTTGGCAGCGTTCCTTATCAGCCCAATAGGCAGGTCATGAAGTGGATGAACAGCCTGGTCCCGCCGAAGCCCTTTGCGCAGGCCCAGTAG
- a CDS encoding cation:proton antiporter: MSAFDLSVLFFLQMAFILGVCRIVGILLKRLGQSQVVSEMIAGVVMGPSLMGWMFPGLSTYLFPVDAKSILFAVAQLGLVLYMFLIGVEFDVGLIKSRLRSAASVSLAGIVAPFALGATLAYFLVGDTTLFAARTTTLQAVLFVGAAMSITAFPMLARIIFEQGLSKTSLGTLALAAGSMDDAAAWCVLAVVLASFQNNPAIAVYAIGGGVLFGLLVLLGLRRLLLPLGRRVEAAGEMSQGMLIFVLMLVMLGAWFTDFIQIYAVFGAFIMGIAMPRGKFSAELHRIIYPLTTAFLLPVFFVYSGLNTRIGLVNTPYLWLLTGLVLLAATVGKGVACYAAARWHGESHREAMAVGTLMNARGLMELIILNIGLQRGIIEPALFAIMVMMAITTTLMATPIFERVYGSKASRAAKEEAFL; the protein is encoded by the coding sequence ATGAGCGCCTTTGATCTCTCGGTTCTGTTCTTCCTGCAAATGGCCTTCATCCTGGGGGTCTGCCGAATCGTTGGCATTCTGTTGAAGCGGCTGGGACAGTCGCAGGTGGTGAGCGAGATGATCGCCGGGGTGGTGATGGGACCATCCCTGATGGGGTGGATGTTTCCCGGTTTGAGTACCTATCTTTTTCCGGTCGACGCCAAGTCCATCCTTTTTGCGGTTGCGCAGTTGGGACTGGTGCTTTACATGTTCCTGATCGGCGTCGAGTTCGATGTCGGTCTGATCAAGTCGCGCTTGCGCAGCGCGGCTTCGGTCTCGCTGGCGGGCATCGTGGCGCCGTTCGCCCTGGGCGCAACGCTGGCGTATTTTCTGGTGGGTGACACCACCCTGTTTGCCGCCAGGACCACGACCCTGCAAGCTGTGCTATTCGTGGGTGCGGCCATGTCCATCACGGCCTTCCCCATGCTGGCGCGCATTATTTTCGAGCAAGGGTTGTCAAAAACTTCGCTTGGCACGCTGGCGCTGGCAGCGGGCTCGATGGACGATGCCGCAGCCTGGTGCGTGCTGGCAGTGGTGCTGGCGAGTTTCCAGAACAATCCAGCCATCGCGGTCTATGCGATTGGCGGCGGCGTTTTGTTTGGGCTCCTTGTCTTGCTGGGCCTTCGGCGTCTGCTGCTGCCGCTGGGCAGACGGGTGGAGGCGGCAGGCGAGATGAGTCAGGGCATGCTGATTTTTGTGTTGATGCTGGTCATGCTGGGGGCCTGGTTCACCGACTTCATCCAGATCTACGCGGTGTTTGGTGCCTTCATCATGGGCATTGCCATGCCCCGTGGCAAGTTCTCGGCCGAGTTGCACCGCATCATCTATCCGCTGACCACGGCCTTCCTGCTGCCGGTGTTCTTCGTCTATTCGGGCTTGAACACCAGGATTGGCCTGGTCAACACACCTTACCTGTGGCTGCTCACAGGGCTGGTGTTGCTGGCGGCCACCGTCGGCAAGGGCGTGGCCTGCTACGCCGCCGCACGCTGGCACGGCGAGAGCCACCGCGAGGCCATGGCGGTGGGAACGCTCATGAACGCTCGCGGCCTGATGGAGCTGATTATTCTGAATATCGGCTTGCAGCGCGGCATCATCGAACCAGCGCTGTTCGCCATCATGGTGATGATGGCCATCACCACCACGCTCATGGCGACGCCGATCTTTGAGCGGGTCTATGGCAGTAAAGCTTCGCGCGCCGCCAAAGAGGAGGCGTTTTTGTAG
- a CDS encoding carbohydrate ABC transporter permease, with the protein MKRSLLPRLSPEWAPYVFLSPFVLLFVVFGIFPLVFSFYLAFQSWEPTAGLLAMKFVGLENFAFALQDEWFWKSLKNTVWLATAAGVPQHLVAIPLAFFIHTSYKRSRNSVVGIYFLPYITSTVAIAMMFSTLFSTEYGMINQGLHALGQVPGLGWLAPAQPIDWLNHAENVKPAISLVVFWRYLGFNTVLYLAALQTIPGDIYEAATMDGAGRWQQFWFITLPSLKPMIYFGVMLSVVGGLQLFEEPFILTGGRGGTDQAGMTTAMYMYRTAFEFNDFGTASALSWLLFVFVALLTWLTNQAFKDRHAQK; encoded by the coding sequence ATGAAACGATCCCTGCTGCCGCGCCTGTCCCCCGAGTGGGCGCCCTATGTGTTCCTGAGCCCGTTCGTGCTGTTGTTTGTGGTGTTCGGCATCTTCCCGCTCGTGTTCTCGTTCTATCTGGCATTTCAGTCGTGGGAGCCCACGGCTGGCCTCTTGGCCATGAAGTTTGTTGGGCTGGAAAACTTTGCCTTTGCGCTGCAGGACGAATGGTTCTGGAAGTCCTTGAAAAACACCGTCTGGCTGGCCACGGCCGCGGGCGTGCCACAGCATCTGGTGGCCATTCCCCTGGCGTTTTTCATTCACACCTCCTACAAGCGATCTCGTAACTCTGTGGTGGGTATCTACTTTTTGCCTTACATCACCTCCACCGTGGCCATTGCCATGATGTTCAGCACGCTGTTCTCCACCGAATACGGCATGATCAATCAGGGCCTGCATGCGCTGGGGCAGGTGCCGGGTCTGGGCTGGCTGGCGCCGGCGCAACCGATTGACTGGTTGAACCACGCCGAAAACGTCAAGCCCGCGATTTCACTCGTGGTGTTCTGGCGCTACCTGGGCTTCAACACGGTGCTGTACCTGGCCGCGCTGCAAACCATTCCCGGGGACATCTATGAAGCGGCCACCATGGACGGCGCAGGGCGCTGGCAGCAGTTCTGGTTCATCACCCTGCCGAGCCTGAAACCGATGATTTACTTTGGCGTGATGCTCAGTGTGGTCGGCGGGCTGCAGCTGTTCGAGGAGCCTTTCATCCTCACCGGCGGGCGCGGCGGCACCGACCAGGCGGGCATGACCACCGCCATGTACATGTACCGCACTGCCTTCGAGTTCAATGACTTCGGCACGGCCAGCGCCCTGTCGTGGCTGTTGTTTGTGTTTGTGGCGCTGCTGACCTGGCTCACGAATCAAGCGTTCAAGGATCGTCATGCGCAAAAGTGA
- a CDS encoding ABC transporter substrate-binding protein, whose translation MLKLSKLSAAIAFVVVGASALAGEVEVLHWWTSGGEAKSVSELKKIMQSKGHTWKDFAVAGGGGDNAMTVLKSRVVAGNPPAAAQIKGPALQEWASEGVLANLDATAKAENWDSLLPKAIADGMKYKGNYIAVPVNVHRVNWLWANAAVLKKSGVAGMPKTWTEFFAATDKIKKAGFIPVATGGNAWNDLTNFEPVALGVGGVKFYNDAFVKLDPKALNSDAMKKSLETFRKLKGYTDAGAVGRDWNIATAMVIQEKAGFQLMGDWAKGEFVAAGKVPGKDFLCAAAPGNAGTYTFNVDSFAMFKLKDAAAQKAQADLAVAIMGPEFQEVFNLNKGSIPVRLNMNMDKFDECAKLSAKEFVDTAKSGGLVPSVSQDMALKPAATGALKDVVSQFWNDDKMTPETAMKNMVKAATTK comes from the coding sequence ATGTTGAAACTTTCCAAATTGTCTGCAGCCATTGCATTTGTAGTGGTTGGCGCATCGGCCCTGGCCGGTGAAGTTGAAGTGCTGCATTGGTGGACATCGGGCGGCGAAGCCAAGTCGGTCAGCGAATTGAAAAAAATCATGCAGAGCAAGGGCCACACCTGGAAAGACTTTGCGGTGGCCGGCGGCGGCGGTGACAACGCCATGACCGTGCTCAAAAGCCGTGTGGTGGCCGGCAACCCGCCCGCTGCAGCCCAGATCAAAGGCCCTGCGCTTCAAGAATGGGCCTCTGAAGGGGTGCTGGCGAATCTGGATGCCACTGCAAAAGCTGAAAACTGGGACAGCCTGCTGCCCAAGGCGATAGCAGACGGCATGAAATACAAAGGGAACTACATCGCTGTTCCGGTCAATGTGCACCGCGTCAACTGGCTGTGGGCCAATGCGGCCGTGTTGAAAAAATCTGGCGTGGCGGGCATGCCCAAAACCTGGACTGAATTTTTTGCCGCTACCGACAAGATCAAGAAGGCGGGATTTATCCCGGTTGCAACGGGTGGCAATGCCTGGAATGACCTCACCAACTTTGAGCCTGTGGCGCTCGGTGTCGGCGGTGTCAAGTTTTACAACGATGCGTTTGTCAAACTTGACCCTAAAGCACTGAACAGCGATGCCATGAAGAAATCGCTGGAGACCTTTCGCAAGCTCAAAGGCTACACCGATGCCGGTGCCGTGGGTCGCGACTGGAATATCGCCACGGCGATGGTGATCCAGGAGAAAGCCGGCTTCCAACTCATGGGCGATTGGGCCAAGGGCGAATTTGTCGCTGCCGGCAAGGTGCCGGGCAAAGATTTCCTGTGTGCCGCAGCACCTGGCAATGCAGGCACCTACACCTTTAACGTGGATTCATTCGCCATGTTCAAGCTCAAGGATGCGGCAGCCCAAAAGGCGCAGGCAGACCTTGCCGTTGCCATCATGGGCCCTGAATTCCAGGAAGTATTCAACCTGAACAAAGGCTCCATCCCGGTTCGCTTGAACATGAACATGGACAAGTTTGACGAATGCGCCAAGCTGTCGGCCAAGGAATTTGTTGACACCGCCAAGTCGGGTGGCCTGGTTCCTTCCGTTTCCCAGGATATGGCGCTCAAGCCCGCCGCGACGGGTGCCCTGAAAGATGTCGTCAGCCAGTTCTGGAACGATGACAAGATGACGCCGGAAACGGCCATGAAGAATATGGTCAAGGCGGCTACGACCAAATAG
- a CDS encoding GH1 family beta-glucosidase translates to MTTTSNSAFPKNFVWGVATSAFQIEGASEADGKGPSIWDDFCRIPGAIQDASDGRVACDHYHRWAADLDLIAGLGVDAYRFSVSWPRVQPLGSGAFNEKGFEFYERLVDGMLARGLKPYLTLNHWDLPSALQATGGWENRDTVQRFVDYACEVARRLGDRVVSICTHNEPWVVAVLGNQIGNFAPGIKSRAVSLQVAHHLLLSHGRALTALRDQGCKSELGIVLNLAPTHAATDSEADQAKARLDDGTGLRWYLDPLLKGEYPADVLAHLGADAPKVLPGDLALIKVPLDFLGINYYMRSVSSAGEPWDVKSSGREITDMGWEVYPQGLTELLLRLHHDYTMPPIYITENGAAFQDEVVDGRVHDLRRQTYIANHIEAVAEAMRQGVRVNGYFVWSLLDNFEWASGYAKRFGIVRVDYDTQERTLKDSALWYRAFLSEQKRKGM, encoded by the coding sequence ATGACCACTACATCCAACTCCGCATTTCCCAAAAATTTCGTCTGGGGCGTCGCCACCAGCGCATTCCAGATCGAGGGTGCATCCGAAGCCGATGGCAAGGGCCCTTCCATCTGGGACGACTTCTGCCGTATTCCCGGTGCCATCCAGGACGCCAGCGATGGCCGGGTGGCCTGCGATCACTACCACCGTTGGGCGGCGGACCTGGATCTGATCGCCGGCCTGGGCGTCGATGCCTACCGCTTTTCCGTGTCCTGGCCGCGGGTGCAGCCCCTGGGCTCGGGTGCCTTCAATGAAAAGGGCTTCGAGTTCTACGAGCGGCTGGTCGATGGCATGCTGGCGCGGGGCCTCAAACCTTATCTGACGCTGAACCATTGGGACCTGCCGTCTGCCCTGCAGGCCACCGGTGGCTGGGAAAACCGCGACACGGTGCAGCGCTTTGTTGACTATGCCTGTGAAGTGGCGCGCCGCCTGGGCGATCGCGTCGTCTCCATCTGCACGCACAACGAGCCCTGGGTGGTGGCGGTGCTGGGCAACCAGATTGGCAACTTCGCCCCCGGCATCAAGAGCCGTGCGGTGTCGCTCCAGGTGGCGCACCATCTGCTCCTGAGTCACGGCAGGGCGCTGACGGCGCTGCGCGACCAGGGCTGCAAGAGCGAGCTGGGCATCGTGCTCAACCTGGCGCCGACCCATGCGGCCACCGACTCCGAGGCGGACCAGGCCAAGGCGCGGCTCGACGACGGCACCGGCCTGCGCTGGTATCTGGACCCGCTGCTCAAGGGCGAGTATCCGGCCGACGTGCTGGCCCATCTGGGCGCGGACGCCCCCAAGGTGTTGCCGGGCGATCTGGCACTGATCAAGGTCCCGCTGGATTTTCTCGGCATCAACTACTACATGCGCAGTGTCTCCAGCGCAGGCGAACCCTGGGACGTCAAGTCCAGCGGGCGCGAGATCACCGACATGGGCTGGGAGGTCTACCCGCAAGGCCTGACCGAGTTGCTGCTGCGCCTGCACCATGACTACACCATGCCGCCGATCTACATCACTGAAAACGGCGCCGCGTTCCAGGACGAAGTGGTGGACGGCCGGGTGCACGACCTGCGGCGCCAGACCTACATCGCCAACCATATCGAAGCGGTGGCAGAGGCCATGCGCCAGGGCGTGCGCGTGAACGGCTATTTTGTCTGGAGCCTGCTGGACAACTTCGAGTGGGCCTCGGGCTACGCCAAGCGCTTTGGCATCGTGCGGGTGGACTACGACACGCAAGAGCGCACGCTCAAGGACAGTGCGCTTTGGTACCGTGCTTTTCTGTCTGAACAAAAAAGAAAAGGAATGTGA
- a CDS encoding carbohydrate ABC transporter permease — MRKSDRMAPWAAYLLVGVGMFIMLAPFYFMFVFASHSRSDIFSLPPPLWFGNDFMLNFSILTERIPFWRSLGWSLYVALAATGLTLLFCSMGGYAFAMFEFRFKKPLFTLVMATMLLPAFLGMIPTFMIMDAFGWIDQPRALYIPGAASAFGIFMMRQFITSSIPRDLIEAARMDGCGELRIYWSIVLPLLQPAMGTLGLITFIGSWNNFIGPLIVMRSPEMYTLPLALRSLQSPVNTEWGALMAGAAIATVPLLVLFAISSRRLIDGLTSGAVRG, encoded by the coding sequence ATGCGCAAAAGTGACCGCATGGCCCCCTGGGCCGCCTATCTGCTGGTCGGCGTGGGCATGTTCATCATGCTGGCGCCGTTCTACTTCATGTTCGTGTTTGCGAGCCACTCGCGCAGCGACATCTTCAGCCTGCCGCCGCCGTTGTGGTTCGGCAACGATTTCATGCTCAACTTCAGTATCCTGACCGAGCGCATCCCGTTCTGGCGCAGCCTGGGCTGGAGCCTGTACGTGGCGCTGGCCGCCACGGGGCTCACGCTGCTGTTTTGCAGCATGGGTGGCTACGCGTTTGCGATGTTCGAGTTCCGCTTCAAGAAGCCGCTGTTCACGCTGGTGATGGCGACCATGCTGTTGCCCGCCTTTCTGGGCATGATTCCGACGTTCATGATCATGGACGCCTTTGGCTGGATCGACCAGCCGCGCGCCCTGTACATTCCCGGTGCGGCCAGTGCCTTTGGCATCTTCATGATGCGCCAGTTCATCACCTCCAGCATTCCGCGTGACCTGATCGAGGCTGCGCGCATGGACGGCTGTGGCGAGTTGCGTATCTACTGGAGCATCGTGCTGCCGCTGTTGCAGCCTGCCATGGGCACGCTCGGGCTGATCACCTTCATCGGCTCGTGGAATAACTTCATCGGTCCGCTGATCGTCATGCGTTCGCCCGAGATGTACACCTTGCCGCTGGCGCTGCGCAGCCTGCAAAGCCCGGTTAATACCGAGTGGGGCGCACTCATGGCCGGCGCGGCCATCGCCACCGTGCCGCTGCTGGTGCTGTTTGCCATTTCTTCCCGCCGCCTCATCGACGGTCTTACGTCCGGCGCCGTGCGCGGCTGA